A DNA window from Amphiprion ocellaris isolate individual 3 ecotype Okinawa chromosome 8, ASM2253959v1, whole genome shotgun sequence contains the following coding sequences:
- the grm6a gene encoding glutamate receptor, metabotropic 6a isoform X1: MTSSVLAVSPPLLLLHHHHHGVHWPRLLLSLWLWIGGQVVQVSPSHQHFHPHSIKIPGDITLGGLFPIHARGPHGLPCGELKKEKGIHRMEAMLYALDQINSDAELLPNITLGARILDTCSRDTYALEQSLTFVQALIQKDTSDIRCSNGEPPLIRKPERVVGVIGASASSVSIMVANILRLFEIPQVSYASTAPELSDNNRYDFFSRVVPPDSYQAQAMLDIVRALGWNYVSTLASEGNYGESGVEAFMQISREAGGVCIAQSVKIPREPTAGEFDKIIRRLMETSNARGVIIFANEDDIKRVLEAAKRANLTGHFLFVGSDSWGAKSSPITELEDVAEGAVTILPKRTSIDGFDQYFVSRSLENNRRNIWFAEFWEDDFRCKLTRPGIKPDPDKKKCTGDERIGRDSTYEQEGKVQFVIDAVYAVAHALHNMHQDLCPGIPGVCSSMDPLEGRSLLDYIRAVHFNGSAGTSVLFNENGDAPGRYDIFQFQMTNHSHPGYHVIGQWTNNLRLNLEEMQWSGGDRSVPDSICSFPCKPGERKKMVKGVPCCWHCELCDGYQYQVDEFNCETCPSDMRPAPNRTTCRPTPIIKLEWNSPWALVPASLAMLGILATSAVVVTFIRFNDTPIVRASGRELSYVLLTGIFLIYLITFLMIAEPGVVVCAFRRLLLGLGMAITYSAMLTKTNRIYRIFEQGKRSVTPPKFISPTSQLAITFILISVQVLGVFVWFAVVPPHTIIDYEEQRPPNPDFARGILKCDMSDLSIICCLSYSIVLMVTCTVYAVKSRGVPETFNEAKPIGFTMYTTCIVWLAFVPIFFGTAQSTEKMFIQTATLTVSMSLSASVSLGMLYLPKVYIIVFHPEQNVQKRKRSFKAVVQAARLSQKSLNEKQNGETKIEPDRTQ, encoded by the exons ATGACATCATCAGTCCTCGCTGTGTctccacccctcctcctcctccatcatcatcaccacggTGTCCACTGGCCCCGcctcctgctctctctgtgGCTCTGGATTGGTGGACAGGTGGTCCAGGTGAGCCCCTCCCACCAGCACTTCCACCCGCACTCCATAAAGATCCCCGGTGACATCACGCTGGGCGGCCTGTTCCCCATCCACGCCCGCGGGCCCCACGGTCTGCCCTGCGGCGagctgaagaaggagaaggGGATCCACCGCATGGAGGCCATGCTGTACGCCCTGGACCAGATCAACAGCGACGCCGAGCTGCTGCCCAACATCACGCTGGGCGCCCGCATCCTGGACACCTGCTCCAGAGACACCTACGCCCTGGAGCAGTCGCTGACCTTCGTCCAGGCGCTGATTCAGAAGGACACGTCCGACATCCGCTGCTCCAACGGAGAACCGCCGCTCATCCGCAAACCAGAGCGCGTGGTCGGAGTGATCGGAGCGTCGGCCAGCTCCGTGTCCATCATGGTGGCCAACATCCTGCGTCTGTTCGAG ATCCCTCAGGTGAGCTATGCCTCCACGGCCCCGGAGCTCAGCGACAACAACAGGTACGACTTCTTCTCCCGGGTGGTTCCTCCAGACTCCTACCAGGCCCAGGCCATGCTGGACATCGTCAGAGCTCTGGGATGGAACTACGTCTCCACTCTGGCCTCTGAGGGCAACTATGGAGAGAGTGGAGTGGAGGCCTTCATGCAGATCTCCAGGGAGGCAG GAGGGGTTTGCATCGCTCAGTCGGTGAAGATTCCTCGTGAGCCGACAGCCGGAGAGTTCGATAAGATCATCCGGCGTCTGATGGAGACGAGTAACGCCCGTGGTGTGATCATCTTCGCCAACGAGGACGACATcaa GCGTGTCCTTGAGGCGGCAAAGCGTGCGAACCTGACgggtcacttcctgtttgttggATCAGACAGCTGGGGAGCCAAGAGTTCACCGATCACAGAGCTGGAGGACGTGGCCGAGGGCGCCGTCACCATCCTGCCCAAACGGACGTCCATCGACG GCTTTGATCAGTACTTCGTGTCTCGTTCCCTGGAGAACAACCGCAGGAACATCTGGTTTGCTGAGTTCTGGGAGGATGACTTCAGGTGCAAACTGACCCGACCTGGAATCAAGCCGGACCCCGACAAAAAGAAATGCACAG GTGACGAGAGGATTGGCCGGGACTCTACCTATGAGCAGGAGGGGAAGGTTCAGTTTGTGATCGATGCTGTCTACGCCGTGGCTCACGCTCTCCACAACATGCACCAGGACCTCTGTCCCGGCATCCCTGGGGTCTGCAGCAGCATGGACCCGCTGGAGGGACGCTCCTTGCTGGACTACATCAGAGCCGTCCACTTCAACG GTAGTGCAGGTACGAGTGTTCTATTCAATGAGAACGGAGATGCTCCTGGTCGCTATGACATCTTCCAGTTCCAGATGACCAATCACAGCCACCCTGGTTACCATGTCATCGGCCAGTGGACCAATAACCTGAGGCTAAAT CTGGAGGAGATGCAGTGGTCTGGAGGTGACAGATCTGTTCCAGACTCCATCTGTAGTTTTCCTTGTAAaccaggagagagaaagaagatggTGAAGGGAGTTCCCTGCTGCTGGCACTGTGAG ctgtgtgaTGGGTATCAGTACCAGGTGGATGAGTTTAACTGTGAGACCTGTCCATCAGACATGCGCCCCGCCCCCAACAGAACCACCTGTCGCCCGACTCCCATCATCAAACTGGAGTGGAACTCCCCCTGGGCCCTAGTGCCCGCCTCCCTCGCCATGCTCGGTATCCTAGCAACCAGTGCCGTGGTCGTCACGTTCATCCGCTTCAATGACACGCCCATCGTCAGGGCGTCTGGGCGGGAGCTGAGCTACGTCCTGctgacag GTATCTTCCTGATCTACCTGATCACCTTCCTGATGATTGCTGAGCCAGGTGTGGTGGTGTGTGCGTTCCGGCGCCTCCTGCTGGGCCTCGGCATGGCCATCACCTACTCCGCCATGCTGACCAAAACCAACCGCATCTACCGCATCTTCGAGCAGGGCAAGAGGTCGGTGACTCCGCCTAAGTTCATCAGCCCCACCTCCCAGCTCGCCAtcaccttcatcctcatctccgTCCAG gtgcTTGGTGTGTTCGTGTGGTTCGCCGTCGTCCCTCCTCACACCATCATCGACTACGAGGAGCAGCGACCCCCGAACCCTGACTTCGCCCGCGGCATCCTGAAGTGTGACATGTCCGACCTGTCAATCATCTGCTGCCTCAGCTACAGCATTGTTCTCATG GTAACTTGCACAGTGTACGCGGTGAAGAGTCGTGGTGTTCCAGAGACATTCAACGAAGCGAAGCCGATCGGATTCACCATGTACACCACCTGCATCGTCTGGCTCGCCTTCGTACCCATCTTCTTTGGTACCGCACAGTCCACTGAGAAG ATGTTCATCCAGACGGCCACTCTGACCGTGTCCATGTCTCTGAGTGCCTCCGTGTCTCTGGGGATGCTCTACCTGCCCAAAGTCTACATCATCGTGTTCCACCCAGAGCAGAACGtccagaagaggaagaggagcttCAAG
- the grm6a gene encoding glutamate receptor, metabotropic 6a isoform X2 encodes MTSSVLAVSPPLLLLHHHHHGVHWPRLLLSLWLWIGGQVVQVSPSHQHFHPHSIKIPGDITLGGLFPIHARGPHGLPCGELKKEKGIHRMEAMLYALDQINSDAELLPNITLGARILDTCSRDTYALEQSLTFVQALIQKDTSDIRCSNGEPPLIRKPERVVGVIGASASSVSIMVANILRLFEIPQVSYASTAPELSDNNRYDFFSRVVPPDSYQAQAMLDIVRALGWNYVSTLASEGNYGESGVEAFMQISREAGGVCIAQSVKIPREPTAGEFDKIIRRLMETSNARGVIIFANEDDIKRVLEAAKRANLTGHFLFVGSDSWGAKSSPITELEDVAEGAVTILPKRTSIDGFDQYFVSRSLENNRRNIWFAEFWEDDFRCKLTRPGIKPDPDKKKCTGDERIGRDSTYEQEGKVQFVIDAVYAVAHALHNMHQDLCPGIPGVCSSMDPLEGRSLLDYIRAVHFNGSAGTSVLFNENGDAPGRYDIFQFQMTNHSHPGYHVIGQWTNNLRLNLEEMQWSGGDRSVPDSICSFPCKPGERKKMVKGVPCCWHCELCDGYQYQVDEFNCETCPSDMRPAPNRTTCRPTPIIKLEWNSPWALVPASLAMLGILATSAVVVTFIRFNDTPIVRASGRELSYVLLTGIFLIYLITFLMIAEPGVVVCAFRRLLLGLGMAITYSAMLTKTNRIYRIFEQGKRSVTPPKFISPTSQLAITFILISVQVLGVFVWFAVVPPHTIIDYEEQRPPNPDFARGILKCDMSDLSIICCLSYSIVLMVTIPSVIDPLLIV; translated from the exons ATGACATCATCAGTCCTCGCTGTGTctccacccctcctcctcctccatcatcatcaccacggTGTCCACTGGCCCCGcctcctgctctctctgtgGCTCTGGATTGGTGGACAGGTGGTCCAGGTGAGCCCCTCCCACCAGCACTTCCACCCGCACTCCATAAAGATCCCCGGTGACATCACGCTGGGCGGCCTGTTCCCCATCCACGCCCGCGGGCCCCACGGTCTGCCCTGCGGCGagctgaagaaggagaaggGGATCCACCGCATGGAGGCCATGCTGTACGCCCTGGACCAGATCAACAGCGACGCCGAGCTGCTGCCCAACATCACGCTGGGCGCCCGCATCCTGGACACCTGCTCCAGAGACACCTACGCCCTGGAGCAGTCGCTGACCTTCGTCCAGGCGCTGATTCAGAAGGACACGTCCGACATCCGCTGCTCCAACGGAGAACCGCCGCTCATCCGCAAACCAGAGCGCGTGGTCGGAGTGATCGGAGCGTCGGCCAGCTCCGTGTCCATCATGGTGGCCAACATCCTGCGTCTGTTCGAG ATCCCTCAGGTGAGCTATGCCTCCACGGCCCCGGAGCTCAGCGACAACAACAGGTACGACTTCTTCTCCCGGGTGGTTCCTCCAGACTCCTACCAGGCCCAGGCCATGCTGGACATCGTCAGAGCTCTGGGATGGAACTACGTCTCCACTCTGGCCTCTGAGGGCAACTATGGAGAGAGTGGAGTGGAGGCCTTCATGCAGATCTCCAGGGAGGCAG GAGGGGTTTGCATCGCTCAGTCGGTGAAGATTCCTCGTGAGCCGACAGCCGGAGAGTTCGATAAGATCATCCGGCGTCTGATGGAGACGAGTAACGCCCGTGGTGTGATCATCTTCGCCAACGAGGACGACATcaa GCGTGTCCTTGAGGCGGCAAAGCGTGCGAACCTGACgggtcacttcctgtttgttggATCAGACAGCTGGGGAGCCAAGAGTTCACCGATCACAGAGCTGGAGGACGTGGCCGAGGGCGCCGTCACCATCCTGCCCAAACGGACGTCCATCGACG GCTTTGATCAGTACTTCGTGTCTCGTTCCCTGGAGAACAACCGCAGGAACATCTGGTTTGCTGAGTTCTGGGAGGATGACTTCAGGTGCAAACTGACCCGACCTGGAATCAAGCCGGACCCCGACAAAAAGAAATGCACAG GTGACGAGAGGATTGGCCGGGACTCTACCTATGAGCAGGAGGGGAAGGTTCAGTTTGTGATCGATGCTGTCTACGCCGTGGCTCACGCTCTCCACAACATGCACCAGGACCTCTGTCCCGGCATCCCTGGGGTCTGCAGCAGCATGGACCCGCTGGAGGGACGCTCCTTGCTGGACTACATCAGAGCCGTCCACTTCAACG GTAGTGCAGGTACGAGTGTTCTATTCAATGAGAACGGAGATGCTCCTGGTCGCTATGACATCTTCCAGTTCCAGATGACCAATCACAGCCACCCTGGTTACCATGTCATCGGCCAGTGGACCAATAACCTGAGGCTAAAT CTGGAGGAGATGCAGTGGTCTGGAGGTGACAGATCTGTTCCAGACTCCATCTGTAGTTTTCCTTGTAAaccaggagagagaaagaagatggTGAAGGGAGTTCCCTGCTGCTGGCACTGTGAG ctgtgtgaTGGGTATCAGTACCAGGTGGATGAGTTTAACTGTGAGACCTGTCCATCAGACATGCGCCCCGCCCCCAACAGAACCACCTGTCGCCCGACTCCCATCATCAAACTGGAGTGGAACTCCCCCTGGGCCCTAGTGCCCGCCTCCCTCGCCATGCTCGGTATCCTAGCAACCAGTGCCGTGGTCGTCACGTTCATCCGCTTCAATGACACGCCCATCGTCAGGGCGTCTGGGCGGGAGCTGAGCTACGTCCTGctgacag GTATCTTCCTGATCTACCTGATCACCTTCCTGATGATTGCTGAGCCAGGTGTGGTGGTGTGTGCGTTCCGGCGCCTCCTGCTGGGCCTCGGCATGGCCATCACCTACTCCGCCATGCTGACCAAAACCAACCGCATCTACCGCATCTTCGAGCAGGGCAAGAGGTCGGTGACTCCGCCTAAGTTCATCAGCCCCACCTCCCAGCTCGCCAtcaccttcatcctcatctccgTCCAG gtgcTTGGTGTGTTCGTGTGGTTCGCCGTCGTCCCTCCTCACACCATCATCGACTACGAGGAGCAGCGACCCCCGAACCCTGACTTCGCCCGCGGCATCCTGAAGTGTGACATGTCCGACCTGTCAATCATCTGCTGCCTCAGCTACAGCATTGTTCTCATGGTAACCATCCCATCAGTTATTGATCCGTTATTGATCGTCTGA